A genome region from Aerosakkonema funiforme FACHB-1375 includes the following:
- a CDS encoding ExbD/TolR family protein produces MRLPDEPDIPPQINIVPMIDVVFAILTFFVMSSLFLTRSEGLSVNLPSAATGKSQPPAQVTVTVDEQGRLALNREPIELEALENAVRQQIKPNQPLLVVLNADKAVNHGQVVQVMDRLRRVEGAKLAIATQKP; encoded by the coding sequence ATGCGTCTACCCGATGAACCGGATATACCGCCCCAAATCAACATCGTGCCGATGATCGATGTTGTGTTTGCGATTTTGACCTTTTTCGTGATGTCTTCCCTGTTTTTGACTCGTTCGGAAGGATTATCGGTCAATTTGCCATCCGCCGCGACCGGAAAAAGCCAGCCACCAGCGCAAGTGACGGTGACAGTTGACGAACAAGGGCGATTGGCGCTAAATCGAGAACCCATCGAGCTGGAGGCGTTGGAAAACGCCGTGCGCCAGCAGATCAAACCGAATCAACCTTTACTTGTGGTATTGAATGCAGATAAAGCAGTCAATCACGGTCAAGTAGTACAGGTTATGGATCGATTGCGGCGAGTTGAAGGTGCAAAATTAGCGATCGCAACGCAAAAGCCATAG